The Setaria italica strain Yugu1 chromosome IX, Setaria_italica_v2.0, whole genome shotgun sequence genome has a window encoding:
- the LOC101768536 gene encoding uncharacterized protein LOC101768536, which yields MPARSWLAELRSRFGAGGARADGLGILAFEAAATMSRLVSLHRTLSDVEFRRLRADVLRAEGVARLTSPDQSFLLRLACCELVADLDRAAATVARLAARCRSCAEAPLLRDFDRLYAEAKRGRLAQLDVAVGFSRGAGKRLRKMERHVAAAARLYEEMDALRELEASERRMENWKQHSGPIIPSQAAPGKKPAAEPGEKLMHELRAQRHKVRRLMEGSLWSVDAGRAAKLMAKSVLAVLARISIAFGPFVPGLPSLTVGRAPGHSSGPLHRSAMPGAALRHSVPIFGQKDAALSVLESTKPLASTIGGSGMELRYANLILSVKTLLAALRPPAADGEEVQEGMMDLSARDGLYKMLPVSIREAVNAKLRESWRGQAVDEEAAKASRGEAEVVLRWLGPMAHDTVRWSDERSMERGQRFSMQPRALMVQTLHFADRKKADAAIVDVLVCLSCVCWYDDERRRLESVDWDDE from the coding sequence ATGCCGGCCAGGTCATGGCTCGCCGAACTGCGGTCGCggttcggcgccggcggcgccagggCCGACGGGCTCGGCATCCTGGCCTTCGAGGCGGCTGCCACCATGTCGCGGCTCGTGTCCCTCCACCGGACGCTGTCCGACGTGGAGTTCCGGAGGCTCCGCGCCGACGTCCTGCGCGCCGAGGGCGTCGCGCGGCTGACGTCCCCGGACCAGAGCTTCCTGCTCCGCCTCGCGTGCTGCGAGCTCGTGGCGGACctcgaccgcgccgccgccactgtcgcgcgcctcgccgcgcgGTGCCGATCCTGCGCGGAGGCACCGCTCCTGCGGGACTTCGACCGGCTCTACGCCGAGGCCAAGCGCGGCCGCCTCGCGCAGCTGGACGTCGCGGTCGGGTTCTCTAGGGGCGCCGGGAAGCGGCTCCGCAAGATGGAGCGGCACGTGGCCGCGGCCGCGAGGCTGTACGAGGAGATGGACGCGCTCAGGGAGCTGGAGGCGTCGGAGCGGCGGATGGAGAACTGGAAGCAGCACAGCGGGCCCATCATCCCGTCGCAGGCGGCGCCGGGCAAGAAGCCAGCGGCCGAACCCGGAGAGAAGCTGATGCACGAGCTCAGGGCGCAGCGGCACAAGGTGCGGCGGCTCATGGAGGGGTCGCTCTGGAGCGTCGACGCCGGCAGGGCGGCGAAGCTCATGGCCAAGTCGGTCCTCGCCGTGCTCGCGCGCATCTCCATTGCCTTCGGCCCGTTCGTCCCAGGGCTGCCATCTTTAACAGTGGGACGCGCGCCCGGCCACTCTTCCGGCCCGTTGCACCGGTCGGCGATGCCCGGCGCCGCGCTCCGGCACTCGGTTCCCATCTTCGGCCAAAAAGATGCCGCCTTGTCAGTATTGGAATCGACCAAGCCATTGGCGAGCACGATCGGCGGCTCGGGCATGGAGCTGCGATACGCGAACCTGATCTTGTCCGTCAAGACGCTGCTCGCGGCGCTGAGGCCGCCGGCAGCTGACGGCGAGGAGGTGCAGGAAGGAATGATGGACCTGTCGGCGAGAGACGGGCTCTACAAGATGTTACCAGTGAGCATCCGCGAGGCCGTGAACGCGAAGCTGAGGGAGAGCTGGAGAGGGCAGGCGGTGGACGAGGAGGCCGCGAAGGCGTCGAGAGGCGAAGCGGAGGTCGTGCTGCGGTGGCTGGGCCCGATGGCGCACGACACCGTGCGGTGGAGCGACGAGCGGAGCATGGAGCGGGGGCAGCGGTTCAGCATGCAGCCACGCGCGCTGATGGTGCAGACGCTGCACTTCGCTGACCGGAAAAAGGCGGATGCGGCGATTGTTGATGTGCTCGTCTGCCTCAGCTGCGTGTGCTGGTATGACGATGAGCGGCGCCGTCTGGAGTCTGTGGACTGGGACGACgagtag
- the LOC101761631 gene encoding LOW QUALITY PROTEIN: SNF2 domain-containing protein CLASSY 1-like (The sequence of the model RefSeq protein was modified relative to this genomic sequence to represent the inferred CDS: inserted 1 base in 1 codon) — protein MIKGSTSHRNHPIGSVPFEAFHNGSWHAVNSIRIQNGGLFVKFVHSGSTVEHNIDGDYLRLHSRKATCLDCSHILRPGADVCVKQASASGERKSCVPLYRDARLIKINKKHHTDQCLCLSTVSFYKDQCPGSKGKVITGTMSIVTLGDVFILQKLHSGELQDGSMQWRSAEDCLHQNRSKLLSARFSAEVAHLIVLSRLRVMEFNIKAVEGKIIYQIIKGDQALYSDDSMSIPPGFGKSMDIISFKTRDEALRPRIRTVPVTQVKKHNLTEDRCTTVMDELDGTQDVEVLYEHVDLRRSKRMKTQPDRFTSYDAPNFNRTCNKKKEGNTSSTKNKNSQSDFSWDSPVQEESSDEEVLGNPSVKQTVSGPFMVKEDPRSMEGQRKNPVKRTKCSFPVKEKPTSVEIEKSTAKQRSSDSHIPHAPAKNKEKYSRPPLSFQLKPFTSSHILRGNSEPAFCQKRGRKRKKHMREREYKEMIDQCIGNIQCEMERDSDFKLDVHITNCSGHAYQEGDFTWPSSTDSQEEKDEFEELWKQMDYALTSLALLEQKQMQDSEATHESNTDLGKGGERCHHDCILDEQLGLTCRLCNVVCTEAKDIFPPMFAGKDHERPGWSEFSQDEHVLDSSFLEICAPEFSKFKGSGNVWASITDVEPKLHAHQRKAFEFIWKNLAGSLQLEEMDDSTASRGGCVVAHTPGAGKTLLLISFLVSYLKVHPRSRPLVLTPKAAIHTWRREFETWGISLPLHVLHYSNRRGKAMGTLXKMHAILKNFHQPSWKMMRMMDSLDKLRKWHENPSILLMTYPSFLALTKEDTKLQHRAFMAKVLVNNPGLLILDEGHNPRGNKSKLRKLLMKVKTEFRILLSGTVFQNNFEEYFNTLSLARPRFVSDVMTALVPEAERETRNRTGKHQEALARRIFVEKVGQKIESSSIHDRVDGISLLNKLTCGFIDSFEGTKENNLPGIRVYTLFMKPTDIQEEVLTKVTMPVPGTARYPLEVELLITIASIHPCLIKTTKCASTYFTPEEVARVEKYKQKYAVGCKTKFVIDLLHKSSFRGERVLIFCHNVSPINFLVKLIEIVFGWCLGEEVLVLQGDQELPVRSDVMDKFNGDRKGKRKVLIASTTACAEGISLTGASRLVMLDSEWNHSKTMQAIARAFRPGQERMVYVYLLVASGTWEEDKYNSNRRKAWIAKMVFFGRYVDEPLRNHVTEIDDEVLKELADEDETKTFHKIVKQD, from the exons ATGATCAAGGGATCCACAAGCCACCGTAACCATCCCATCGGTTCAGTTC CATTCGAGGCATTTCATAACGGATCATGGCATGCAGTTAATTCTATAAGGATACAGAATGGTGGTCTCTTTGTGAAATTTGTCCACTCTGGATCCACTGTCGAGCATAATATTGATGGGGACTATCTGCGCTTACATTCCAGAAAGGCAACTTGCTTAGATTGCTCACATATTCTCAGGCCAGGTGCTGATGTCTGTGTAAAGCAAGCAAGTGCCAGTGGAGAAAGGAAATCTTGT GTACCATTGTATCGTGATGCAAGGCTCATCAAAATCAATAAAAAACATCACACAGACCAGTGCCTCTGCTTGTCTACTGTTAGTTTCTACAAAGATCAGTGCCCTGGCAGTAAAGGTAAAGTGATAACTGGTACAATGTCCATAGTGACACTAGGTGATGTTTTCATCTTGCAAAAGCTCCATTCTGGGGAGCTGCAGGATGGCAGCATGCAATGGCGTTCGGCAGAGGATTGCCTCCATCAGAATAGAAGCAAGTTGTTAAGTGCAAGATTTTCTGCAGAAGTTGCACACCTGATAGTTTTATCTAGACTAAGGGTAATGGAATTCAACATCAAGGCGGTAGAAGGCAAGATCATTTATCAAATTATCAAAGGAGATCAAGCGCTGTATAGTGATGATTCCATGAGCATACCTCCAGGTTTTGGCAAGAGCATGGACATAATATCATTCAAAACACGTGATGAGGCTTTACGCCCAAGAATCAGAACAGTTCCAGTCACTCAGGTTAAGAAACACAATCTCACGGAAGACAGGTGTACCACTGTGATGGATGAATTGGATGGTACACAAGATGTTGAAGTCTTGTATGAGCATGTGGACTTGAGACGTTCAAAGCGTATGAAAACTCAGCCAGACCGCTTTACTAGTTATGATGCACCTAATTTCAATCGAACCTGcaacaagaagaaagaggggAACACATCATCTACCAAGAATAAAAATTCACAGAGTGATTTTAGTTGGGATTCACCAGTTCAGGAAGAATCAAGTGATGAAGAGGTGCTAGGAAATCCTTCGGTGAAGCAAACAGTTTCCGGGCCTTTCATGGTCAAGGAAGACCCAAGGTCCATGGAAGGCCAGCGCAAGAACCCAGTGAAAAGAACAAAATGCTCTTTTCCTGTAAAGGAAAAACCAACCTCCGTGGAAATAGAGAAGAGTACAGCCAAGCAAAGAAGCTCGGATTCTCACATTCCACATGCACCCGCGAAGAACAAGGAGAAGTACAGTCGTCCACCTTTATCGTTTCAATTGAAGCCATTTACTTCATCTCACATCTTACGTGGCAATAGTGAACCAGCATTCTGCCAAAAGAGGggcagaaaaagaaagaaacacatGCGCGAAAGAGAATACAAGGAAATGATAGACCAATGCATTGGAAATATCCAGTGTGAAATGGAGAGAGATTCTGATTTCAAGCTAGATGTACATATAACGAACTGTAGCGGACATGCATACCAAGAAGGGGATTTTACATGGCCGTCTTCCACTGATAGTCAAGAGGAGAAGGATGAGTTTGAAGAACTGTGGAAACAAATGGACTATGCATTGACCTCACTAGCACTTCTTGAGCAAAAGCAG ATGCAAGATTCAGAAGCCACTCATGAGAGCAATACTGATTTAGGAAAAGGAGGAGAACGTTGTCATCATGACTGCATACTGGATGAACAGCTTGGTCTAACCTGCAGATTGTGCAACGTTGTGTGCACTGAGGCAAAGGATATCTTTCCACCAATG TTTGCTGGTAAGGACCATGAGAGGCCTGGATGGAGTGAATTTTCTCAAGATGAACATGTGCTTGATTCTTCTTTTCTTGAGATCTGCGCACCCGAATTCTCCAAATTTAAGGGATCTGGGAATGTGTGGGCTTCAATCACTGATGTTGAACCAAAGCTACATGCTCATCAAAGAAAAGCATTTGAATTTATATGGAAAAACTTGGCAGGGTCATTACAGCTTGAAGAAATGGATGATTCAACAGCGAGTAGAGGTGGCTGTGTGGTTGCACATACTCCTGGAGCGGGTAAAACACTGTTGCTGATCTCATTTCTTGTCAGTTACTTGAAAGTTCACCCAAGAAGCCGACCATTGGTGCTTACTCCAAAAGCTGCAATCCATACATGGAGGAGAGAGTTTGAGACATGGGGCATTTCGCTTCCTTTACATGTGCTCCACTACTCTAACCGAAGAGGCAAAGCAATGGGGACTC CAAAAATGCACGCGATTTTGAAGAACTTCCACCAACCATCCTGGAAAATGATGCGGATGATGGATAGTCTGGATAAATTGCGCAAGTGGCATGAGAATCCAAGCATTCTCCTCATGACATATCCTTCTTTCTTAGCGCTTACAAAAGAAGACACAAAACTGCAGCATCGGGCGTTCATGGCGAAAGTTCTGGTGAACAACCCTGGGCTACTTATCCTCGATGAAGGGCACAACCCAAGAGGCAACAAATCAAAGTTGAGAAAGCTATTAATGAAGGTGAAGACTGAATTTAGAATTCTCTTGTCGGGTACAGTCTTCCAGAACAACTTCGAAGAGTATTTCAACACCTTATCTTTGGCTAGACCTCGTTTTGTCAGTGATGTTATGACGGCGCTAGTTCCAGAAGCGGAAAGGGAGACACGGAACAGGACTGGTAAACATCAAGAAGCACTGGCAAGGCGTATTTTTGTGGAAAAAGTGGGGCAAAAGATTGAGTCTAGTAGCATACATGACAGAGTGGATGGCATCTCTTTGTTAAACAAGCTTACTTGTGGATTCATCGATTCATTTGAAGGTACAAAAGAGAACAATCTTCCAGGGATACGTGTGTATACCCTTTTCATGAAACCCACTGACATACAGGAAGAGGTGCTCACAAAAGTAACAATGCCCGTACCGGGCACTGCCCGTTATCCTCTGGAGGTTGAGCTGCTCATCACAATTGCTTCTATCCATCCTTGTCTTATAAAAACAACCAAGTGTGCTAGCACTTACTTTACCCCAGAAGAAGTAGCTAGAGTTGAGAAGTACAAGCAGAAGTATGCTGTTGGTTGCAAAACAAAATTTGTGATTGATCTTCTGCACAAGTCCTCATTCAGAGGGGAGAGGGTGCTGATATTTTGTCACAATGTGTCCCCAATAAACTTTCTCGTCAAGCTGATAGAGATTGTTTTTGGATGGTGTCTTGGGGAGGAAGTCCTTGTGTTGCAAGGTGATCAAGAGCTCCCTGTGCGCTCGGATGTCATGGATAAATTCAACGGTGACAGAAAGGGAAAGAGGAAGGTGCTGATTGCTTCAACAACAGCCTGTGCCGAGGGTATTAGTCTGACCGGTGCATCAAGACTAGTGATGCTGGATTCAGAGTGGAACCATTCAAAGACAATGCAGGCGATAGCAAGGGCATTCCGGCCTGGGCAGGAGAGAATGGTATATGTCTACCTTCTTGTGGCATCTGGTACATGGGAGGAAGATAAATACAACAGCAACAGGAGGAAAGCTTGGATTGCAAAAATGGTCTTCTTTGGACGTTATGTTGACGAACCATTGCGAAACCATGTGACTGAAATCGATGACGAAGTTCTGAAGGAGctggctgatgaagatgagacCAAAACTTTCCATAAGATAGTGAAGCAGGACTGA
- the LOC101768933 gene encoding protein phosphatase 1 regulatory subunit 3F: MEMKVSGSGEPVRSASASVSKKRPPSRLQKHAPASLQLEQGAAGAGAAPGAGAWGDGRAAIPLLSPLVMTPTMPVWEADQAGAAWREGGADQAEEKSGGEQQLQHHRGAARHGGSGERQAHDASPSPRPPVPAPAGGGGWRHPALATPVAEPASLVSFFQSQCAVEVRNAQQ, from the coding sequence ATGGAGATGAAGGTATCCGGCTCAGGCGAGCCGGTGCGGAGCGCGAGCGCGTCCGTCTCCAAGAAGCGGCCGCCGAGCAGGCTCCAGAAGCACGCGCCGGCGTCCTTGCAGCTGGAGCAGGGTGCTGCTGGTGCGGGGGCCgcgccgggggcgggggcgTGGGGCGACGGGAGGGCGGCGATCCCGCTCCTGTCGCCGCTCGTCATGACGCCCACGATGCCGGTGTGGGAGGCGGACCAGGCGGGGGCCGCCTGGAGGGAGGGGGGAGCTGACCAGGCCGAGGAGAAGAGCGGCGgggagcagcagctgcagcatcaccgtggcgccgcccggcacggcggcagcggggagCGCCAGGCGCACGACGCGTCCCCCTCCCCCAGGCCGCCCGTGCCGGCGCCTGCGGGCGGCGGGGGATGGCGGCACCCGGCGCTTGCGACGCCGGTTGCGGAGCCGGCGTCCCTCGTGTCCTTCTTCCAGTCGCAGTGCGCGGTGGAGGTGCGCAACGCGCAGCAATGA
- the LOC101769743 gene encoding RNA polymerase sigma factor sigB: protein MAFLAPPRFKCPPSTRAAVFREPAGGAGSRPGRVNCSVSSTAVVDAERLECLSVGPPPSPHPTLPGGFGEAILNKEAMVAAAAAEAVTLARAAAEVAGEVARMAHQDHRTDFSPRDDTEDSFLAIELRRTEVGWQSSRRAGLELLEDEEFSSILSDEAEDGDDDGESTEGVVAVKSARRSERRARRVRAAMKAAKFLSIGKPVRASSSSKKRLKGCRNPLGCFYKMTGPRLLTAKQEVEFSEGIQDLLKLEAIQKELAHYNGDEPTFSQWAAAAGTDENTLRKRLNYGVYCKNRMVKSNVRLVISIAREHEGPGMDFSDLIQEGMQGLIRGAEKFDASKGFRFSTYSHWWIKQAIRKSVLEQTHIIRLPSHMAEASSRVKECRRRLHRQLKRLPSNEEIALDTGMPIRRVEAAMSLPRYSVSLSSKVGCTDVTYQEIMPDTSAETAEEVLHRWLMKKDVDKALDSLSPREKQVLRYRFGIEGGRPRTLHDIGQLMGVSRERIRQIELGAFRKLRAKKKVQSLQHYLQPAESW from the exons ATGGCGttcctcgcgccgccgcggtTCAAGTGTCCACCTTCCACCCGCGCGGCGGTGTTCAGGgagcccgccggcggcgcaggcTCCCGCCCCGGTCGGGTAAACTGCTCCGTGTCCTCCACCGCAGTCGTCGATGCAGAGCGCCTCGAGTGCTTATCCGTCgggccgccgccttctcctcaTCCAACCCTTCCG GGGGGTTTCGGTGAGGCGATTCTCAACAAGGAGGCCAtggtggcggccgcggccgcggaggccgTCACTCTGGCTCGAGCGGCGGCCGAGGTCGCCGGAGAAGTTGCCCGGATGGCGCATCAGGACCACCGGACAGACTTCTCTCCACGAGATGACACGGAGGACAGCTTCTTGGCAATAGAGTTGCGCCGCACCGAGGTGGGGTGGCAGTCATCCAGGCGCGCCGGCCTCGAGTTGCTGGAGGACGAAGAGTTCAGCAGCATTCTCAGCGACGAGGCCGAGGATGGTGACGATGACGGCGAGAGCACTGAGGGCGTCGTAGCGGTGAAGTCGGCGCGTCGGTCCGAGAGAAGGGCTCGGAGGGTGAGGGCGGCGATGAAGGCGGCTAAGTTTTTGAGCATTGGGAAACCCGTCAGAGCGTCCTCCTCGAGCAAGAAGCGGTTGAAGGGTTGCCGGAATCCTCTGGGTTGCTTCTATAAGATGACCGGCCCGAGGCTTCTGACGGCAAAGCAAGAGGTCGAGTTCTCAGAAGGCATTCAG GACCTCCTGAAACTGGAAGCTATCCAGAAGGAGCTCGCACACTATAACGGTGACGAACCGACATTCTCCCAGtgggcagcagcagctggaacCGATGAGAACACTCTGCGGAAACGCCTGAATTACGGAGTTTACTGCAAAAACAGGATGGTGAAATCTAATGTCAGGCTTGTAATCTCAATTGCAAGAGAGCATGAAGGCCCTGGAATGGATTTTTCCGATCTTATTCAG GAAGGGATGCAAGGATTGATAAGAGGCGCCGAAAAGTTTGATGCTTCGAAGGGTTTCAGATTCTCCACGTATTCTCACTGGTGGATCAAGCAAGCAATACGCAAGTCTGTTTTAGAACAAACCCATATAATTCGCCTGCCG TCGCACATGGCTGAAGCGAGTTCCCGAGTGAAGGAATGCCGGCGCCGGCTCCACCGTCAGCTGAAACGGCTACCCAGCAACGAAGAGATCGCGCTGGACACCGGCATGCCAATCCGGCGAGTGGAGGCCGCGATGAGCCTCCCAAGGTACAGCGTGTCCCTCAGCAGCAAGGTCGGGTGCACGGACGTGACATACCAG GAGATCATGCCGGACACCAGCGCGGAGACGGCGGAGGAGGTGCTGCACCGGTGGCTGATGAAGAAGGACGTGGACAAGGCGCTGGACAGCCTGAGCCCGCGGGAGAAGCAGGTGCTCCGGTACCGGTTCGGCATCGAGGGCGGGCGGCCGAGGACCCTGCACGACATCGGCCAGCTCATGGGGGTGAGCCGGGAGCGGATCCGGCAGATCGAGCTGGGCGCGTTCCGGAAGCTGCGGGCCAAGAAGAAGGTGCAGTCGCTGCAGCACTACCTGCAGCCGGCCGAGAGCTGGTAG